One window from the genome of Rariglobus hedericola encodes:
- a CDS encoding superoxide dismutase → MKTTPSLDRSASLSRRDVLKTLGAGAVLLGMGLSGAGRAVAATGTSANPGGATDQPFSLPKLPYAYDALEPHFDARTMEIHHGKHHQAYITNANKALAGHPELGALSGEAIISRLDRVEEPLRTTLRNNVGGHLNHSFFWSSLSPKGGGAPGDDLAKAIEKSFDSFDAFKTQFAEAATKRFGSGWAWLVVKDGKLAISSTANQDSPLMEGAQPVLGLDVWEHAYYLKYQNRRADYITAYWNVVDWDAAGRRYEAFAS, encoded by the coding sequence ATGAAAACAACTCCATCGCTTGATCGTTCCGCATCCTTGAGCCGTCGTGACGTTTTGAAAACCTTGGGAGCGGGTGCTGTGTTGCTGGGAATGGGACTTTCGGGTGCCGGTCGTGCAGTGGCGGCCACAGGCACAAGCGCGAATCCGGGCGGTGCCACCGATCAACCGTTCAGCCTGCCAAAGCTGCCCTACGCATATGACGCCCTCGAGCCGCACTTCGATGCGCGCACGATGGAGATCCATCATGGAAAGCATCACCAGGCCTACATCACCAATGCGAACAAGGCTCTGGCCGGGCATCCGGAGTTGGGCGCGCTCAGCGGAGAGGCGATTATTTCGCGACTTGATCGTGTGGAAGAACCGTTGCGCACGACGTTGCGCAACAATGTGGGCGGCCACCTGAATCATTCGTTTTTCTGGTCGTCACTCAGTCCCAAGGGCGGTGGTGCGCCGGGAGATGATCTGGCCAAGGCCATTGAGAAATCCTTCGACTCTTTCGATGCGTTCAAGACGCAGTTTGCTGAAGCGGCCACGAAGCGGTTTGGCAGCGGCTGGGCCTGGCTGGTGGTCAAAGACGGCAAACTCGCGATCAGCTCCACAGCCAATCAGGATTCACCGCTTATGGAAGGCGCGCAGCCGGTGCTCGGTCTCGATGTGTGGGAGCATGCTTATTACCTGAAGTATCAGAACCGTCGGGCCGACTACATCACGGCGTATTGGAACGTCGTGGATTGGGACGCCGCTGGACGCCGCTACGAGGCCTTTGCCAGCTAA
- a CDS encoding Fur family transcriptional regulator, which translates to MISSTQTNHPLNSFASSSQSVGSALEHACSRLKSAGLRITQPRIAILTALINRTEPATIEQIHLDLKDSACDLVTVYRCLAAFEDLGLVRRCFFHNGTSLYQIQLSDEPVYHVVSKEGSILETLPAELAKELSAVIVKIEADLKARGYADVTNMAAFFATASARQPAAVAEKA; encoded by the coding sequence ATGATCTCATCGACCCAAACCAATCATCCGTTGAACAGCTTCGCCTCCTCCTCCCAGTCCGTCGGCAGCGCCCTTGAGCATGCCTGCAGCCGCCTCAAGTCCGCCGGCCTCCGCATCACCCAGCCGCGTATCGCGATCCTCACCGCGCTCATCAACCGCACCGAGCCTGCCACCATCGAGCAGATCCATCTCGATCTCAAAGACAGCGCCTGCGATCTCGTCACCGTTTACCGCTGCCTCGCCGCCTTTGAAGACCTCGGCCTCGTTCGCCGCTGCTTCTTCCACAACGGCACCAGCCTCTACCAGATCCAGCTCAGCGACGAGCCCGTCTATCACGTCGTCAGCAAAGAAGGCTCCATCCTCGAGACCCTCCCCGCCGAACTCGCCAAGGAACTTAGCGCCGTCATCGTCAAGATCGAGGCCGACCTGAAAGCCCGCGGCTACGCCGATGTTACCAACATGGCTGCGTTCTTCGCAACCGCCAGTGCCCGCCAGCCGGCCGCTGTCGCCGAGAAGGCCTAA
- a CDS encoding response regulator transcription factor, which translates to MKARILIAEDDTPIRLGLIATLESESYEVIAAADGVQALKLYPQGKFDLVILDVMMPKMSGYDVCRELRAGGGRTPVLFLTAKGEEIDKVVGLKLGADDYVTKPFGVQELLARVEALLRRSRATIAVSESAAALAPVFYLGSAEIDRRRFVVSRGGRTEAVTAREMKLAEVFAAHPGEVLTRDVLLNAVWGVDYFGTTRTLDQHVAQLRKKLEPLESGESVIQTVHGIGYLYEP; encoded by the coding sequence ATGAAGGCCCGAATCTTGATCGCCGAAGACGACACGCCCATCCGTCTGGGGCTCATCGCCACGCTAGAAAGTGAAAGTTACGAGGTGATCGCCGCGGCGGACGGAGTGCAGGCGCTGAAGCTCTACCCGCAGGGCAAGTTTGATTTGGTGATTCTGGATGTGATGATGCCGAAGATGAGCGGTTACGATGTGTGCCGCGAATTGCGTGCGGGCGGCGGGCGCACGCCGGTGTTGTTTCTCACGGCGAAGGGCGAGGAAATCGACAAGGTGGTGGGTCTGAAACTCGGCGCGGATGACTACGTGACGAAGCCCTTCGGCGTGCAGGAGTTGCTGGCCCGTGTGGAGGCGTTGCTACGGCGTTCGCGGGCGACGATTGCGGTGTCGGAAAGCGCGGCTGCTCTGGCGCCGGTTTTCTATCTGGGTTCAGCGGAGATCGACCGACGCAGGTTCGTCGTTTCGAGAGGAGGACGCACGGAGGCAGTCACGGCGCGAGAGATGAAGCTGGCGGAGGTGTTTGCGGCGCATCCAGGGGAAGTGCTCACGCGGGATGTGTTGCTCAACGCGGTGTGGGGCGTGGATTATTTCGGGACGACGCGCACGCTGGACCAGCATGTGGCGCAGTTGAGGAAAAAACTGGAGCCGCTTGAAAGCGGTGAGTCCGTTATTCAGACGGTCCACGGAATAGGTTATCTTTATGAACCTTGA
- a CDS encoding sensor histidine kinase, translated as MGGGVLWLLGREQARLDEQTRAAVETRQAAVGARARLIAENVELLVGDVQSGLMATLLEAPEDESRLDGYLAEWKRTNPLVKATINHTSTGEEKERMARLIELEAAKNQTSSQAAAPVAQQDWSGSNASQVNALRNEFNVTAKLKGGAVGSPQRTGWVPSRESGGSLHLIGWRRLTFGRVIGVEVELSQIAARLGDVLPADREPGEIYELREIGGAVYTQKMLSSQDRAVSARTPLITVPVSEAVLPGWEVVGFLEESESTQISNGVLMALSGVLAGTLVSAILVGGTLLLRHARRSEEEAVQKISFVANVSHEFKTPLTTIRLYSELLEQGRVPDEGKRQDYLRTIGRETQRLARLVNNVLDFSRLEQGQKRFELAEIDLVAELAALCDMHAPRVAESGLTLLRDFPEAGGVVKTDRDAVGQIVINLIDNACKYAADGGEVTVSLIMRAGGGAEVRVSDRGPGVPAEHRSRIFHKFHRVDETLTRERDGAGLGLSIARQLARGMGGELSHSPRAGGGAEFILELP; from the coding sequence GTGGGCGGCGGCGTGTTGTGGTTGTTGGGGCGTGAACAGGCGCGGCTGGATGAGCAGACGCGCGCGGCGGTGGAAACACGTCAGGCGGCCGTCGGTGCGCGGGCGCGGCTCATCGCGGAAAATGTGGAGCTGCTGGTCGGCGATGTGCAGAGCGGGTTGATGGCGACGCTGCTCGAAGCACCCGAAGACGAGTCCAGGCTGGACGGCTATCTTGCCGAATGGAAACGCACGAACCCGTTGGTTAAAGCGACCATCAATCACACGTCCACGGGTGAGGAAAAAGAAAGGATGGCGCGTTTGATCGAGTTGGAGGCTGCCAAGAATCAAACATCGTCGCAGGCCGCCGCTCCTGTTGCGCAACAAGACTGGTCGGGTTCAAACGCGTCTCAAGTGAACGCATTGCGCAACGAATTCAATGTAACCGCCAAACTCAAGGGTGGGGCGGTGGGTTCTCCGCAGCGGACCGGCTGGGTGCCGTCGCGTGAGAGTGGCGGGAGCTTGCACTTGATCGGCTGGCGACGGTTGACGTTTGGGCGGGTGATCGGCGTCGAGGTGGAGCTTTCGCAGATCGCGGCGCGTCTCGGGGATGTGCTTCCGGCGGATCGCGAACCGGGTGAAATTTACGAACTGCGTGAAATCGGAGGGGCGGTGTATACGCAGAAGATGCTGTCCTCGCAGGACCGCGCGGTATCGGCACGCACGCCTCTGATCACTGTGCCGGTCTCGGAGGCGGTGCTGCCGGGGTGGGAGGTGGTGGGGTTTTTGGAGGAGAGCGAATCGACTCAGATTTCCAACGGAGTTTTGATGGCGTTGAGCGGGGTTTTGGCGGGAACCTTGGTCTCGGCGATTCTGGTGGGCGGCACGCTGTTATTGCGGCACGCGCGGCGCAGCGAAGAGGAGGCGGTGCAAAAAATCTCGTTCGTCGCGAATGTGTCCCACGAATTTAAAACTCCGCTCACGACCATCCGGCTTTATTCGGAATTGCTGGAGCAGGGGCGTGTGCCCGACGAGGGAAAGCGGCAGGACTACCTCCGCACTATCGGACGCGAGACGCAGCGGTTGGCGCGGTTGGTGAACAATGTTTTGGATTTCAGCCGGCTGGAGCAGGGGCAAAAGCGGTTCGAACTTGCAGAGATTGATCTGGTGGCGGAGTTGGCGGCGTTGTGCGATATGCATGCGCCCCGTGTAGCCGAGTCGGGGTTGACGTTGCTAAGGGATTTCCCTGAAGCGGGCGGCGTGGTGAAGACGGATCGCGACGCGGTCGGACAGATCGTGATCAACCTCATTGATAACGCCTGCAAATACGCGGCGGATGGAGGCGAAGTGACTGTGTCACTGATCATGCGGGCGGGCGGTGGCGCGGAGGTGCGCGTGAGTGATCGCGGGCCCGGCGTGCCGGCGGAGCATCGCAGTCGTATTTTCCATAAATTCCACCGGGTGGACGAAACGCTGACGAGGGAAAGGGACGGCGCGGGCCTGGGCTTGAGCATCGCGCGTCAACTTGCACGCGGGATGGGCGGAGAGTTGAGTCATTCGCCACGAGCGGGCGGCGGCGCCGAATTTATTCTCGAATTACCATGA
- a CDS encoding rhodanese-like domain-containing protein has translation MKNILCLFACVVSLPFAAFCADESASSKGLSNPLIDYSAFQNAVLKTGPIRAQRRLTEAEFQAKMREPGAVLFDARSGPMFGRLHIGGAVNLTFPDFTEERLAKIIPTKDTLVLIYCNNNFLGSPVAMASKIAPASLNVSTYVTLNSYGYTNIYELGPLLDVKTTLLPLAGTEMAERAAGGK, from the coding sequence ATGAAAAACATCCTCTGTCTGTTCGCCTGTGTTGTTAGCCTTCCCTTCGCGGCGTTTTGTGCCGACGAGTCCGCCTCATCCAAAGGACTTTCCAATCCGCTGATCGATTACAGTGCGTTTCAAAATGCCGTTCTGAAGACCGGACCGATACGGGCTCAGCGTCGGCTGACCGAGGCGGAGTTTCAGGCCAAGATGCGCGAGCCCGGTGCCGTGTTGTTCGACGCCCGCAGCGGACCGATGTTTGGGCGGCTTCATATCGGCGGCGCGGTCAATCTGACCTTTCCGGATTTCACTGAGGAGCGGTTGGCGAAGATCATTCCGACCAAGGACACGCTCGTGCTGATTTATTGTAACAACAACTTTCTCGGCAGTCCGGTGGCGATGGCGTCGAAGATCGCGCCCGCTTCGCTCAACGTCTCCACCTACGTGACACTCAACTCTTATGGCTATACCAATATTTATGAGCTCGGGCCGTTGTTGGATGTGAAGACCACCTTGCTGCCGCTGGCCGGCACTGAAATGGCGGAGCGTGCGGCTGGAGGAAAATGA
- a CDS encoding Minf_1886 family protein produces MSDLDFNEIVNLICKEDSRYDRKAYGFLREGLDYAVKELKKKENERAKQSLHVSGAELLMGIRAYALDQFGPLAITVLNSWGINRCGDFGEIVFNLIEYNVFSKTENDRREDFSEVYTFEEAFVKPFQPKHPRTGGTVSASQAPSA; encoded by the coding sequence ATGTCGGATTTGGATTTCAACGAGATTGTAAATCTCATTTGCAAAGAGGATTCACGCTACGACCGGAAAGCTTATGGCTTTCTACGTGAAGGACTTGATTATGCAGTCAAGGAACTGAAGAAGAAGGAAAATGAGCGCGCCAAGCAGTCGCTGCATGTATCCGGCGCCGAGTTGCTGATGGGCATTCGTGCATATGCGCTCGATCAATTTGGGCCCTTGGCTATTACCGTGTTAAACTCATGGGGAATAAATCGTTGCGGCGATTTCGGTGAGATTGTTTTTAATCTGATCGAATATAACGTGTTCAGTAAGACCGAGAACGATCGTCGTGAGGATTTTTCGGAGGTTTACACCTTCGAAGAGGCATTTGTAAAACCGTTCCAACCCAAGCATCCGCGCACGGGTGGGACTGTTTCGGCATCGCAGGCTCCCTCGGCCTGA